The following is a genomic window from Armatimonadota bacterium.
ATGTTTCCCCATCCCTCCGCGGTCCGCCCATAGCCGTTCTCCACCCGCACGCGGACGGTGAGCGAGGTCGCGGTACGCACCATGCCGGTCGCCAACACCAGCGGGGTCCGGAATGCCTCCTCCTCGAACCTCGGCTCCACCTCGACGATGCGAACGTCGGTCTTCATCTCTCGCCTCCCAGACCGCCCCGGCCCGCCCCTGCCCGCGCGCTTCCGCACCGCCCACAACCAGACGGCCTCCATCGCGCCGCCACCATGGCTCTCGTGCTGCGACAGTCGAGATCCGACCTGGCGCGTTGTTCGCCGTTGCACAACCCAATCCTGCTCGTCGCTCCGGCAAGCAGGAGCGGGGCGGCACCGGCACAGAAACCTTACGGTCATGAAGACGGAGCCATTCACCGGCGAGGCCATCCCCGAAATCGTTGCCTTTTGGAACGCCAGTTTCCTCAGCCAGCGCCTGTTCGTGCCGCTGACGGAGGAGCTGTTCCGCGCGCGCGTCGTGGAGCGTTCCGCCTTTCGACCGGAGGGCATGCGCATCGCCCGCATCGCCGGCGACATCGTCGGCATCGGCCATGCCTCGCGCAAGGCGGATCAGGGATTTCTGTCACTGCTCTACGTCGCCCCGCGGTCGAGAAGTCAGGGCATCGGGAGTCGGCTCCTCGACGAGGTGATGGAGTGGTTGGGGCCGGTGCCGCGGGTACGCGCCGGAGCCGTGATCTTCGATCCGGTCTATGGCGTCCACTTCGACGACCGCCGCGCCTGGGGCGGCCCGAGGATGCCCTTTTGGGGCTCCAGCGAGGGGCTCGCCGCGCGCGCCGCCGACCTCGAGACGCGCAACTTCATGCTCAAGCGCGGCTTCGCGCCCGAGGATCCCGACTACTCGATGCTCGTCTCCGGGCTGCGCGGCCGGGACGAGAGCAGTCTCAACCGCCGCGAGCAGTTCGCCGTCGCGCGTCGCAAGTACGAAATCCGCGTCGCGCAGAACTCATCGAGTCGTCACGGGTCGTATCGCTTCGAGCTGCCGCATCGCTGCGTCCAGTTGTACGGCGGCGGTCGCCCTCTCGGCGAATGCATGTGGTTCGCGTTCGATGGCAATCTCGCCCTCATCTACGACTTCTACCTCGAGACTGAAGCGCGGGGCAAGGGCTTGGGCCGCGCCGTGCTGCTGCGCGCGCTGGCCGATATCAAGGACGCCGGGCTCGACCGCTGCGATCTGACGACCGGCTCGCGGCGCAATGCCCGCGCGGTCAAAGTCTATCGCATGGCAGGCTTCCGCGTGGACGAGGTGTGGCAGCCGTACTCGCGCGGCGAACGCTGACCCGTGCGCTAACGTGCCCCGGTTCATCACGCGAGGCCCTCTTACCGGTTTGGCTCCGCGATATCGTGTGCTCTCAAGCCACGTCGCGGCAGGAAGACGTGGTGGCCGCGCAGTAGAATCATGCAGTTCCGTTGATCGTCTTTGATGAACGTCCTTCTACTTGATATTGATACGCTGCGCGCGGATCACCTCGGCTGTTACGGATACGCTCGCAAGACGAGCCCCAACCTCGATGCCCTGGCGGCGCAAGGCGCGCTGTGCGAGAAGCTGTACGCTCCCGCGGTCCCGACCCAACCCTCGCACACGACGATGTATACTGGCCAGTACCCCATTACCCACGGCATCGTGAGCCACGGCGGCGCCGCGAGCCTCGCGGATGACGCACCGTTCCTGCCGGAGTTGCTGCAAAAGGCCGGCTACACGACGTGCGCGGT
Proteins encoded in this region:
- a CDS encoding GNAT family N-acetyltransferase; the encoded protein is MKTEPFTGEAIPEIVAFWNASFLSQRLFVPLTEELFRARVVERSAFRPEGMRIARIAGDIVGIGHASRKADQGFLSLLYVAPRSRSQGIGSRLLDEVMEWLGPVPRVRAGAVIFDPVYGVHFDDRRAWGGPRMPFWGSSEGLAARAADLETRNFMLKRGFAPEDPDYSMLVSGLRGRDESSLNRREQFAVARRKYEIRVAQNSSSRHGSYRFELPHRCVQLYGGGRPLGECMWFAFDGNLALIYDFYLETEARGKGLGRAVLLRALADIKDAGLDRCDLTTGSRRNARAVKVYRMAGFRVDEVWQPYSRGER